One genomic window of Deltaproteobacteria bacterium includes the following:
- the lexA gene encoding repressor LexA produces MRDKRTEKGVAEAIAAFLKNHRRMPTYTEIMALLNVRSKSAVQYWVGKLVSKGFLQKDERGFLIPSRLHQGLPMVGSISAGFPSPAEEALREIISLDEYLITRPESSFLVKVDGDSMIEAGIMEGDMVIVEKGRNPKSGDIVIAEVDGQWTMKYFIKKGKTITLEHANPKYQSIIPQTELRLAGVITAVIRKYHP; encoded by the coding sequence ATGAGGGACAAAAGAACCGAAAAAGGCGTGGCTGAAGCCATTGCCGCTTTTTTGAAAAACCATCGGCGAATGCCAACCTATACGGAAATCATGGCACTGCTGAACGTGCGATCCAAGAGCGCGGTCCAATATTGGGTGGGGAAGCTTGTTTCCAAGGGGTTTTTGCAAAAGGATGAAAGGGGTTTCCTGATTCCATCGCGTTTGCACCAGGGTCTGCCGATGGTTGGTAGTATTTCTGCCGGATTTCCTTCTCCGGCTGAAGAGGCATTACGGGAGATTATCTCCCTCGATGAGTATTTGATTACCCGGCCGGAGTCCTCTTTTCTTGTAAAAGTTGATGGCGATTCCATGATTGAAGCGGGAATCATGGAGGGAGATATGGTCATCGTAGAAAAAGGGAGAAACCCAAAAAGTGGAGACATCGTCATCGCCGAGGTGGATGGCCAGTGGACTATGAAGTATTTTATCAAAAAAGGCAAAACAATTACCCTGGAACACGCTAACCCAAAATATCAATCAATCATACCTCAAACAGAGCTTCGTTTGGCCGGAGTTATAACCGCCGTCATCCGTAAATATCATCCGTAA
- a CDS encoding DNA polymerase IV yields the protein MNDTLFSPHSWPRAIVHVDGDAFFTSCEEAIHPELRGKPIITGEERGIIVCASYAAQKMGIKRGVSVREARKICPALLVLPSDYEIYNLFSRRMFNIIRRFTPQVEAYSIDEAFADITGMRRVLKASYKGIAFRIKEAVEKELGITVSVGLSLTKVLAKIGSKYRKPDGLTIIPGREIPNWLQNLPVQDIWGIGPATSDYLSKMNIKTALEFARMSESLVRARFTKPGVEIWRELRGESVYPVVSEEKNRYVSISRTRTFAPPTSDPEYIFAHLIRNLESACIKARCYRLQTKRIVAYLKKQNFNYASREVKLDRACVYPMELADVLRDIFNRMYEAQEVYRATGIILLDLDRTAERQYSLFEDPVRPEKIRELYKGVDFVCRKYGKHSLHLGGSHLLEKQGRGKRGESTTRRRTLLFGETKRKHLPFPIIHLGV from the coding sequence ATGAACGACACCCTTTTCAGCCCGCACAGTTGGCCCAGAGCGATAGTCCATGTGGATGGCGATGCATTCTTTACATCCTGTGAGGAGGCCATACATCCTGAACTTAGAGGGAAGCCCATCATCACAGGGGAAGAAAGAGGAATCATTGTCTGTGCCAGCTATGCGGCCCAAAAAATGGGGATCAAGCGGGGTGTTTCCGTCCGGGAGGCCAGAAAAATCTGCCCGGCTCTGCTTGTACTTCCTTCTGATTATGAAATATACAATCTTTTTTCCCGCCGGATGTTCAATATCATCAGGCGGTTCACCCCGCAGGTGGAAGCGTACTCCATAGATGAGGCCTTCGCGGATATAACGGGTATGCGAAGGGTGCTAAAAGCTTCTTACAAGGGTATAGCTTTTCGCATCAAGGAAGCTGTTGAGAAAGAGTTGGGGATCACCGTTTCCGTTGGATTGAGCCTTACCAAGGTACTGGCCAAAATCGGCTCCAAATATCGAAAACCCGATGGTCTGACCATCATCCCTGGAAGAGAAATCCCAAACTGGCTGCAAAATCTTCCCGTTCAGGACATATGGGGGATTGGACCGGCGACTTCCGATTATCTGTCGAAGATGAATATCAAGACAGCCCTAGAATTTGCCCGGATGTCAGAGAGTCTTGTCAGGGCGAGATTCACAAAACCGGGGGTTGAAATATGGCGTGAATTAAGAGGTGAATCCGTATACCCTGTAGTATCGGAAGAAAAGAACCGCTACGTTTCCATCAGCAGGACCAGGACTTTTGCTCCCCCGACGAGTGATCCGGAATATATTTTTGCCCACCTTATAAGAAATTTGGAGTCCGCCTGCATCAAGGCCAGATGTTATCGATTGCAGACCAAGAGGATCGTGGCTTATCTGAAGAAACAGAATTTCAATTATGCCAGTCGTGAGGTAAAATTGGACCGTGCGTGCGTTTATCCCATGGAATTGGCGGACGTTTTGAGGGATATTTTCAACCGAATGTATGAGGCGCAGGAAGTTTATCGTGCCACCGGAATTATTCTGCTGGATCTGGATAGAACGGCAGAAAGGCAATATTCATTGTTTGAAGATCCCGTCAGGCCTGAGAAGATTCGAGAACTGTATAAAGGGGTTGATTTTGTTTGCCGGAAGTATGGTAAACATTCACTGCACTTAGGGGGATCTCATCTGCTGGAGAAACAGGGCAGGGGAAAGAGAGGAGAATCCACGACAAGAAGAAGGACCCTGCTCTTCGGAGAGACGAAAAGAAAACACCTGCCGTTTCCGATTATCCATTTGGGCGTCTGA
- the feoB gene encoding ferrous iron transport protein B: protein MQSRITVALTGNPNAGKTTLFNALTGSRQHVGNYPGVTVEHKEGLRRHGDYELRIIDLPGTYSLTAYSDEERIARNYIIDEKPDVVVDVLDASNLERNLYLAVQLMELGAPLVLAFNMSDMAKAKGYEFGTAILSRYFGAPIVETVGHKRVGMTDLLDAIIETAIRSEQKKSPTGVDSAGQENLLGPRGRIPVMNYGEELEKEITKIESIMSKRPIEGKYDSRWLAVKLLESDRELRAKVLSAEVNEQIEKSALHIEKMLGEHPETAIAGRRYGFISGACQEAVRSTIEIRHTISDRIDSVVTNRVLGIPIFLGLMYLAFHLTFTLGETPMDWIEACFGWLGGMVTIWWPEGSESLLKSLLVDGIIGGVGGVVVFLPNILLLFLAIAILEDSGYMARAAFIMDRLMHKIGLHGKSFIPMLIGFGCSVPAIMATRTLENRRDRLTTMWVIPLMSCGARLPIYTLIIPAFFPQVWHTPMLWIIYVIGLLLAVMSAKLLRSTILKGESVPFVMELPPYRMPTVRGVLIHMWERGWLYLKKAGTVILGISILLWAMTTFPGLSGEQAAQFERERREIRIGTMEEEERATRIIAIDNKEAEAALQSSIAGRIGHAMEPMLRPMGFDWKIGTALIGAFAAKEVFVAQMGIIHSVGEANEASETLREKLKKSYTPLVGFCIMLFCLISAPCMVTIAVTRRESNSWGWALFQLGGLTLLAYVITVLVYQTGRFFGIGIG, encoded by the coding sequence ATGCAATCCAGAATAACTGTTGCTCTTACGGGCAATCCGAACGCCGGGAAAACCACCCTATTTAACGCGTTGACCGGTTCCCGCCAACATGTCGGGAATTACCCCGGGGTGACGGTGGAGCACAAGGAAGGTTTGAGGCGCCATGGCGATTATGAATTACGCATTATCGACCTTCCGGGAACCTATAGCCTGACCGCCTATTCCGACGAGGAGAGGATTGCCCGGAATTATATCATTGATGAAAAACCGGATGTTGTCGTCGATGTGCTCGACGCCTCTAACCTCGAACGAAATCTTTATCTTGCCGTGCAACTGATGGAGCTCGGAGCGCCTCTGGTTCTTGCTTTCAATATGAGCGACATGGCCAAGGCTAAGGGGTACGAATTCGGCACCGCTATACTCTCCCGTTATTTCGGTGCCCCAATCGTCGAGACGGTCGGTCACAAGAGGGTGGGCATGACGGACCTTCTGGACGCCATTATCGAAACGGCGATCCGGAGTGAACAGAAAAAATCGCCGACGGGTGTCGATTCTGCCGGTCAAGAGAACCTTCTTGGACCGAGAGGCCGGATCCCGGTGATGAATTATGGAGAGGAACTCGAAAAAGAAATCACGAAAATAGAGTCCATCATGAGTAAAAGACCTATCGAAGGAAAATACGATTCACGATGGCTGGCCGTGAAACTTCTTGAGAGCGACAGGGAGTTACGGGCAAAAGTCTTATCTGCTGAAGTCAACGAACAGATTGAGAAAAGCGCCTTGCACATCGAAAAAATGCTCGGGGAACATCCGGAAACGGCCATCGCAGGACGCAGATATGGATTCATATCGGGTGCCTGCCAGGAAGCGGTGCGTTCCACCATTGAGATCCGGCATACGATCTCGGATCGGATCGATAGCGTTGTGACAAATCGCGTGTTGGGTATTCCGATCTTTCTTGGACTCATGTATCTCGCCTTTCACTTGACCTTTACTCTGGGAGAAACGCCCATGGACTGGATCGAAGCATGCTTCGGATGGCTGGGCGGAATGGTCACGATATGGTGGCCGGAAGGCTCGGAAAGCCTCTTGAAGTCCCTGCTGGTGGACGGCATCATCGGTGGTGTGGGCGGCGTTGTGGTTTTCTTGCCGAACATTCTGCTATTGTTTCTGGCCATTGCCATTCTCGAGGATTCCGGCTACATGGCGCGGGCGGCATTCATCATGGATCGCCTGATGCATAAAATCGGACTGCACGGCAAGAGTTTTATCCCGATGCTCATCGGATTCGGCTGCTCCGTTCCGGCGATCATGGCCACCCGCACCTTGGAAAACCGGCGGGACCGGCTGACGACGATGTGGGTGATCCCCCTCATGAGCTGCGGCGCCCGCCTGCCGATTTACACCCTCATTATTCCTGCGTTCTTCCCGCAGGTGTGGCATACCCCCATGCTCTGGATCATCTACGTTATCGGTCTTCTCCTTGCCGTCATGAGCGCAAAACTTCTCCGCAGTACCATTCTGAAGGGCGAATCCGTACCGTTCGTCATGGAGTTGCCGCCGTACCGGATGCCGACCGTGCGGGGCGTCTTGATTCACATGTGGGAGCGCGGATGGCTTTATCTGAAAAAAGCAGGAACCGTTATCCTCGGCATATCAATTCTGCTGTGGGCAATGACCACCTTTCCGGGATTGTCCGGCGAGCAAGCCGCCCAATTTGAGAGGGAACGCCGGGAAATACGGATCGGGACCATGGAGGAAGAAGAACGAGCGACACGAATTATCGCCATCGACAATAAAGAAGCGGAAGCGGCGCTTCAAAGCAGCATTGCCGGGCGTATCGGCCATGCCATGGAACCCATGCTCAGGCCCATGGGTTTCGACTGGAAAATTGGGACCGCCCTGATCGGTGCCTTCGCCGCCAAGGAGGTCTTTGTCGCCCAGATGGGAATCATCCATTCTGTGGGGGAGGCGAATGAAGCGTCGGAGACCTTGAGGGAGAAACTGAAGAAGAGCTACACGCCTCTTGTGGGATTCTGCATCATGCTCTTTTGCCTCATCAGCGCACCCTGCATGGTCACCATCGCCGTGACGAGGCGTGAGAGCAACTCGTGGGGATGGGCGTTGTTCCAACTTGGAGGGCTTACGCTCCTTGCGTATGTGATTACGGTCCTGGTCTACCAGACGGGTCGTTTTTTCGGTATCGGAATCGGGTAA
- a CDS encoding DUF2325 domain-containing protein, which yields MDRLEKDYPGGGIKLKVFTKAKIGLVAAVRGVDAVVVFTGKTTHRIRNEAIRAAKSGCIPVVMRPSCGVCGPRECLGRLVSPAVRKLPAS from the coding sequence ATGGACCGGCTTGAAAAAGATTATCCGGGCGGGGGCATCAAGCTCAAAGTATTCACCAAAGCCAAGATCGGTTTGGTGGCAGCCGTCAGAGGGGTTGATGCGGTGGTGGTCTTTACCGGGAAAACCACACACCGCATCAGAAACGAAGCAATCAGGGCAGCCAAATCGGGGTGCATCCCTGTTGTCATGCGCCCTTCGTGCGGTGTGTGCGGCCCCCGCGAATGTCTGGGACGTCTGGTGTCGCCGGCGGTTCGGAAATTGCCGGCCTCATGA
- a CDS encoding dodecin domain-containing protein codes for MTESTYKIIELVGVSRVSWEDAARHAVEVATKTIKDMRIAEVVKLDLTVEDDKVSTYRCRLKASFKYLGF; via the coding sequence ATGACTGAAAGTACTTACAAAATTATCGAATTGGTTGGCGTTAGCAGAGTATCCTGGGAAGATGCGGCGAGACATGCCGTGGAGGTTGCAACGAAAACAATAAAAGATATGAGAATTGCTGAAGTCGTAAAACTGGATTTAACTGTTGAAGATGATAAAGTCTCCACGTACAGATGTCGCTTGAAAGCGTCCTTCAAGTATCTCGGGTTTTAA
- a CDS encoding FeoB-associated Cys-rich membrane protein, which produces MIETIIVTGIVVAVAVTAGRSFYRTMTGKAGGHCCGCAKRTCDHILKKDTQP; this is translated from the coding sequence ATGATTGAGACGATTATTGTGACGGGTATTGTTGTTGCTGTGGCCGTTACGGCGGGCAGGTCGTTTTACCGAACCATGACGGGTAAGGCTGGAGGACATTGTTGCGGATGCGCGAAACGCACATGCGACCACATCCTTAAAAAGGATACTCAACCTTAG
- a CDS encoding metal-dependent transcriptional regulator — protein MTDALTASLEDYLKAIFHIIVQKQGVRPKDIAERLGVTNASVTGALRALADKEMINYVPYDVITLTAVGKAAAKDVIRRHEVLRDFFMKVLAVDENNADEAACRMEHFIPRVILERFVQFVEFVEVCPRGGSKWIAGFAYHCDQNDTQENCEKCISEVLDGLIHRREQGGRRTMEKTNMRDLKPGQKGKILKIHTRGETNKRIVEMGVTVGAVIEVERVAPLGDPIDIKVKGYHLSLRKEEAEGIEVELL, from the coding sequence ATGACTGATGCATTGACGGCGAGTCTGGAAGATTATCTGAAAGCGATATTTCATATCATTGTCCAGAAGCAGGGGGTAAGGCCCAAGGATATCGCAGAGCGCCTGGGTGTCACCAATGCGTCGGTGACAGGTGCGCTTCGCGCCCTTGCCGACAAGGAAATGATCAACTATGTTCCGTATGATGTCATTACTCTGACTGCTGTTGGGAAAGCCGCGGCCAAGGATGTGATCCGCCGCCACGAGGTGCTTCGGGACTTCTTCATGAAGGTTCTTGCTGTCGATGAGAACAACGCCGATGAAGCGGCTTGCCGGATGGAACATTTCATCCCCCGGGTGATTCTGGAACGGTTTGTTCAATTTGTCGAATTCGTGGAGGTGTGCCCACGGGGGGGGAGCAAGTGGATTGCGGGATTCGCTTATCACTGCGATCAGAATGATACGCAGGAGAACTGTGAGAAATGTATTTCAGAGGTCCTTGACGGGCTCATACATCGCAGGGAGCAAGGAGGTCGAAGAACAATGGAAAAAACGAATATGAGAGATTTAAAGCCGGGTCAAAAGGGTAAAATACTGAAAATCCATACCCGTGGAGAAACAAATAAAAGGATTGTTGAAATGGGCGTTACCGTTGGAGCCGTTATTGAAGTGGAACGGGTGGCGCCGTTAGGTGATCCGATTGACATCAAGGTAAAAGGTTATCACCTTTCGCTGCGTAAAGAAGAAGCGGAGGGGATTGAGGTCGAATTATTATAA
- a CDS encoding ferrous iron transport protein A produces MPLTIVQPGRRVRLVSVEAGGDLQSRLTAMGLVPGVEIEVIQNFMQGPFLIEVKGSRIMLGRGMAQKIRVA; encoded by the coding sequence ATGCCGTTAACAATCGTTCAACCCGGTAGACGAGTCAGACTCGTTTCTGTGGAAGCGGGCGGAGATCTTCAGAGTCGGCTGACCGCCATGGGCCTGGTGCCCGGCGTCGAAATTGAAGTCATCCAGAATTTCATGCAAGGACCTTTTCTTATTGAGGTAAAAGGCAGCCGGATCATGCTAGGGCGTGGGATGGCGCAGAAAATCAGAGTGGCCTAA
- a CDS encoding 50S ribosomal protein L25, producing MVNYQLAVQERTKTGKSYARKLRAAQKVPAIVYGSGKPAQNIEVGVRDVEKALASQGSLIDLVFGSAVKTVIVKDTHRDPVRGTLQHLDFHEVDLTKKLEITVPLRIVGEDERANDGGIVTNLLWEVTVLCLPTDIPDTIDVNVSALELDQLLTIGELDLPVGVEIIGDADEAVVRVNMPVAPKVEEEEGALEEEVEEAEGVEEAVTESAE from the coding sequence ATGGTAAATTACCAGCTAGCCGTGCAAGAAAGGACCAAAACCGGCAAATCGTATGCGCGGAAACTCCGGGCTGCCCAGAAGGTCCCCGCGATTGTTTACGGATCTGGAAAACCTGCGCAAAACATAGAAGTGGGGGTTCGTGATGTCGAAAAGGCCTTGGCTTCTCAGGGAAGTTTAATTGATCTGGTTTTTGGTTCGGCAGTCAAGACCGTGATTGTCAAGGACACCCATCGCGATCCGGTGCGGGGAACCCTGCAGCACCTTGATTTCCATGAAGTTGATTTAACCAAAAAATTGGAAATTACAGTCCCCTTGCGCATAGTTGGTGAAGACGAGCGGGCCAATGACGGCGGAATTGTGACGAATTTACTTTGGGAAGTAACAGTGCTTTGTCTGCCGACAGATATTCCCGACACTATTGATGTGAATGTGAGCGCTCTCGAGCTTGACCAACTGCTTACCATTGGTGAACTGGATTTACCCGTCGGGGTTGAAATCATCGGAGATGCTGATGAAGCCGTTGTCAGAGTGAATATGCCTGTAGCACCAAAGGTTGAAGAAGAAGAGGGCGCACTTGAAGAAGAAGTTGAGGAAGCTGAAGGGGTTGAGGAAGCCGTGACAGAATCGGCTGAGTAA
- a CDS encoding transporter, with amino-acid sequence MKEKGKEVIEGNMNSIWLAIRLALVMMLITVPAFGGHPLITDDTGTQGKGKFELELSGEFERDDTKGARTEVTTITGSFAAGLTDSIDLLLGVPFQHGRLVEDTDEGRESTTDEGLSDISVEVKWRFFEGDGLSFAVKPGVTFPTGDRGKGLGGGRMTYSLYVISTLEVGPACIHMNAGYIQNENKNDERKELWHASLAAEYPIMEKVTLVANVGVDRNPDTASQTNPAFILGGLVYSLNDAVDLDFGVKGGLNDVAPDYSVLAGLTLRF; translated from the coding sequence GTGAAGGAAAAAGGGAAGGAGGTTATTGAGGGAAACATGAACTCCATTTGGCTTGCGATCCGGTTGGCCCTGGTAATGATGCTGATTACCGTTCCCGCTTTCGGTGGTCATCCTCTGATTACCGATGACACCGGTACTCAGGGGAAAGGGAAGTTTGAATTAGAATTGAGCGGCGAATTTGAACGGGATGATACGAAAGGTGCGAGAACAGAGGTTACAACCATCACGGGATCCTTCGCCGCAGGCTTGACCGATTCGATCGATCTGCTTTTGGGTGTTCCTTTTCAGCACGGAAGACTTGTCGAGGATACGGATGAAGGCCGGGAATCGACAACAGACGAGGGACTTTCCGATATTTCCGTCGAGGTGAAATGGCGTTTTTTTGAAGGGGACGGTCTGAGCTTCGCCGTCAAGCCGGGAGTAACCTTTCCCACGGGGGATCGGGGCAAAGGCTTGGGAGGAGGCCGGATGACTTACAGCCTGTATGTGATCTCGACTCTGGAGGTCGGTCCCGCCTGCATTCACATGAACGCCGGATATATACAGAACGAAAATAAAAACGACGAACGGAAAGAACTATGGCATGCGTCATTGGCGGCAGAATACCCGATCATGGAGAAAGTGACTCTGGTGGCGAATGTGGGTGTCGACAGAAACCCGGATACGGCATCCCAGACGAATCCCGCCTTCATTCTCGGAGGGCTGGTCTACAGCCTGAATGACGCTGTTGATTTGGACTTCGGCGTTAAAGGGGGATTAAACGATGTCGCTCCCGATTATTCCGTCCTCGCCGGTCTGACTTTGCGATTTTGA